The DNA region TGATACGGGCGACAATAAATGGGTGTGGCAGGATTTTGTCGATAAAAAATTCGACCCAAAACTCACCCGCATTCTCAACAAACTTTTAGAGCCTGCCACTAACCGTCGGTATCAACAAGCAGATGATGTTTTAGAAGATTTGCATGCGCCAGCCAGAGCCAAAAAGTTTCCACTCAAAGGGGCGATCGCCGCAACATTAATTATTGGCTTAGGCGTTGTGGGAGCGAACGCTTTATTAACGCCCATTCGCCAAAAGCTAAATCCTTCAGTTGTTGTACAGAATCCCGATTTGCCTCCCTTTCCTGCCGGTTTATACGCCACCATTGACGGTAATGAGCAAAATTTAACGCTGAAAAATACTGAAGTCGATGCCAAGGTTTCGGGGAATATCGCTGAAGTCGAAGTCATCCAAACGTTTGCAAATCCCTACGATCAGCCTCTTGAAGCGATCTATAAATTTCCCTTGCCCGATGACGCTGCCGTTGATGACATGGAAATCAAAATTGGCAACCAAACCATTCGTGGTGTGATTAAACGTTCTGAAGAAGCCGAAGCTATTTACGAAGAAGCAAAAGAAGACGGCAAAACAGCAGCACTTCTCGAACAAGAGCGAGACAATATTTTCACGCAATCCTTGGCGAATATTCTGCCCGGTGAAGAAATTGAGGTGACCATTCGCTATAGCAATAGTCTCAAATTTGAAGGGGAAGATTACGAATTTGTTTTCCCAATGGTGGTAGCTCCCCGTTACGGCGATGGCAACATTCAAGCATCAAGTATTGGTGGTGCGACGAGTGCCAAAGCATTACCGAAAAATCGTTCTGGCCAGGATATCAGCGTCAATCTCGAAATTGATGCGGGTGTCCCCATCCAAAACCTGACGTCGCCAACCCATGAAATTGCGACCCAATCTCTCAGTGGCAGCACTGGAATTTCCCTTGCTAATGCTGATGAAATCCCGAATAAAGATTTGATTGTTCGCTATCAAGTGACTGGTAAAGAGACCCAAGCGACGATGTTGGCTCAGGCGGATCAGCGAGGTGGACATTTTGCGACTTATCTCATTCCAGCAGTGGATTACCAAAAGGACGAAATTGTCCCAAAGGATGTGGTTTTTCTCATGGATACATCGGGCTCTCAGCGAGGAGCGGCCATTCGCCAATCGAAGGAGTTAATGCGGCAATTTATTCAGGGGCTAAATCCGCAGGATACTTTCACGATTATGGACTTTTCGAATACCACGAAAAAGTTATCTCGTGTGCCGCTCGACAATACTGAGACTAACCGCCAAAAAGCGCTGAAATATGTCAATAAAATCTCGGCAAATGGTGGCACCGAATTAATGAATGGCATTAATGAAGTGATGACTTTTCCTGAGGCGGAAGATGGTCGGTTGCGCACAATTGTGTTGTTGACGGATGGGTTGATTGGCGATGATCGCACGATTATCGGCATGATGGAAAAGCAGCTCAAACCGGGTAATCGTATCTTTACGTTTGGGGTTGGCTACTCTACTAATCATTTTTTGATTAATCGTTTGGCAGAAGTGGGACGGGGTGAATCGGAAATTTTGCCTGAATCTGAAGATCCGAAAGGAGTGGTGGCAGAGTTTTTCGAGGAAATTAATAATCCAGTGCTCACAAATGTTGAAGTGAGTTGGGTTGGTGGTGGCGATCGCCCTGAAATTTATCCGGAACATATGCCCGATCTCTATGACAGTCAACCTCTTGTTCTCCATGGGAAAAAGGGTGATCGCCAGAACGGTCAACTTAAGGTTACGGGCACAATCGCGGGTGGTAAACCCTACGAAAAAGTCTTTGATGTCAACTTTGATCAAGTGCAAGGCAATGGGGCGATCGCCCAGCTTTGGGGGCGGGCAAAAATCAAAGAATACATGAATGATATGTATTGGATGGAAACTACAGAAGGCGTTAATACCGTGACCAATACAGCGCTGGATTACCGGTTAGTTTCTGACTACACTTCGTTTGTAGCGGTGAGCGATGAAGTGCGAGTGGATTCCCGTGCCGAGACACTGACCCAAGATGTCCCCCTCGAAAAGCCTGAGGGTATGGAGTTTGATGCTCTGAATGCGCCGACTTCTGCCGGATCTGCCTCAACCGATGATATGGCTGCAGAATCTGCAATAGCCCCAACACCAAACACAAATCAAGCACCACAAGCTCAAACCACTCCAGTGCCTGTCGCGAAAAATGTGGCTCCCAGCCAGCAGAGTAATAATGGCAATAGTAAAGATGTTCCTGAACCGAGCCATATCATCGGTAACCTACTTGTCTTAATTACTTTAGGCTTCTTTTTCTGGAAACGTCGTCAACAGAAAAAAGCTAAACAATCTGGATAAATTACTTTGTGCTTTCAGAAGAATTAAAGCGGTTCTTTCTTAGCAGTCAAGATGCTTAATCATTACTCTTAGATTCTGCGCTTTCTACTGGTTTAATTTCAAAAGGGTGATTTACAAAATGGACAAGTTTTCTTGCATCCATCTACCTCAACATGCAATTTGGAGCACCGCCCCCATTTCCCCACAACAAATCTAAAATGTTTGCAACTATGACATTTCGCACATGTAATTTTTTCGTCCATTGACCTTACCCCTAAGTTTCCGCTGCAAGGATTTGCCTTAAACTTTCCTTAATCTAATTGTCTCACCCCAACAGCTCAAGATTCCAACCTCGTTTCGACAATGTAACAAAACATCAATTTAGTTGCTTGTCACGATGATCGTCTTGTATGTAAGGGTATGCTTTGTGTTTGTTTTTAAAGGGCGAGAAGTGTTCTTTTTCTAAAATGATCGGAATAGATCCAAAGCGATTATTGCTATTTTTCGCGCTAACAAAGTTACTCATGCTTTTCTATCGGATGGGAGCGATAAGTTAGAGTGAAATGGAAATTGAGAGCACTCAAGAATGATGAACGTTTTTCGGGCAGGTCTTGGTGAGTTAGACGAAGTAGCGCAATTATTTGATCAATATCGTGTGTTTTATCAGGCTGCTTCCGATATTCAAGCAGCGAAAGATTTCCTCCGAGAGCGTTTGCAGAAAGAGGAGTCTGTGATTTTTGCCGCACGAAAAGGCGATTGCCTGGTTGGATTTACACAGTTATATCCGAGCTTCTCTTCTGTATCAATGAAGCCAATCTGGATTTTGAATGATTTGTTTGTGGAACCCACTTCCCGAAAACAAGGCGTTGCACAATTGCTGATGGCAACTGCTGAAGATTTCGCTCGGAAAAGTGGCGCCATTCGTTTGGCTTTATCGACTCAAGTCGAAAACCTCGTAGCTCAGTCACTTTATGAGTCGCGCGGCTACATCAAAGATCAAGCCTTTTACCATTACACGCTTTCACTATAGCCATTCACAAAACGTGCAAAATTCTCTGGATAATCAGATTTTGAACCTAAAAAACTATCTCTAAATTAAA from [Leptolyngbya] sp. PCC 7376 includes:
- a CDS encoding protein kinase domain-containing protein, producing MPEFSLCSNPQCALPNNELTATDCVSCGESLLLNGQYRIVELLGQGGFGRTFKAIDEEHPQKKYCAIKQFLPQQVQAKEKVIELFEQEAKRLQTLGNHNQIPALYDYFQVGDRQYLVQEFIDGKNLAQELEELGKFTAADITKLLKELLPVLRIIHRRQVIHRDIKPENIIRRTPTKATEKSTLVLVDFGASKHATETTLGKTGTMIGSAAFIAPEQVRGKATFASDLYSLGVTCIHLLTAIAPFDLLDTGDNKWVWQDFVDKKFDPKLTRILNKLLEPATNRRYQQADDVLEDLHAPARAKKFPLKGAIAATLIIGLGVVGANALLTPIRQKLNPSVVVQNPDLPPFPAGLYATIDGNEQNLTLKNTEVDAKVSGNIAEVEVIQTFANPYDQPLEAIYKFPLPDDAAVDDMEIKIGNQTIRGVIKRSEEAEAIYEEAKEDGKTAALLEQERDNIFTQSLANILPGEEIEVTIRYSNSLKFEGEDYEFVFPMVVAPRYGDGNIQASSIGGATSAKALPKNRSGQDISVNLEIDAGVPIQNLTSPTHEIATQSLSGSTGISLANADEIPNKDLIVRYQVTGKETQATMLAQADQRGGHFATYLIPAVDYQKDEIVPKDVVFLMDTSGSQRGAAIRQSKELMRQFIQGLNPQDTFTIMDFSNTTKKLSRVPLDNTETNRQKALKYVNKISANGGTELMNGINEVMTFPEAEDGRLRTIVLLTDGLIGDDRTIIGMMEKQLKPGNRIFTFGVGYSTNHFLINRLAEVGRGESEILPESEDPKGVVAEFFEEINNPVLTNVEVSWVGGGDRPEIYPEHMPDLYDSQPLVLHGKKGDRQNGQLKVTGTIAGGKPYEKVFDVNFDQVQGNGAIAQLWGRAKIKEYMNDMYWMETTEGVNTVTNTALDYRLVSDYTSFVAVSDEVRVDSRAETLTQDVPLEKPEGMEFDALNAPTSAGSASTDDMAAESAIAPTPNTNQAPQAQTTPVPVAKNVAPSQQSNNGNSKDVPEPSHIIGNLLVLITLGFFFWKRRQQKKAKQSG
- a CDS encoding GNAT family N-acetyltransferase; amino-acid sequence: MMNVFRAGLGELDEVAQLFDQYRVFYQAASDIQAAKDFLRERLQKEESVIFAARKGDCLVGFTQLYPSFSSVSMKPIWILNDLFVEPTSRKQGVAQLLMATAEDFARKSGAIRLALSTQVENLVAQSLYESRGYIKDQAFYHYTLSL